In Mixophyes fleayi isolate aMixFle1 chromosome 4, aMixFle1.hap1, whole genome shotgun sequence, the following proteins share a genomic window:
- the LOC142150427 gene encoding olfactory receptor 5P52-like, which yields MDDLIQHQYGETNITETSALSQDALEVTNMTIITEILLLGFPSLHRYKVLTFCVLLVIYFLTIVGNLMIITLVPHSKNLHSPMYFFLTQLSVCDILLTANIVPNMLYIVLSEGGIISLMGCIAQFLFFCSSECSECLLLTVMSYDRYLAICNPLRYNAIMNNRFCFKLVVMCWVISFSVLLNEALAICKLWFCGPYVIDHFFCDITPLLELSCSDTYVAALEPYLLSIPLVIIPFLIIIISYAYIVFTILEIPSFTGRRKAFSTCSSHLVVICIFYGTLTSIYSLPAKAKSHSFIKLLSLLYTVVTPLINPIIYSFRNKDIKEALKKLTLNKLVL from the exons ATGGATGACTTGATACAGCATCAATATGGAGAGACAAATATTACAGAAACCAGTGCATTAAGTCAGGATGCTCTTGAG GTAACAAATATGACAATAATCACAGAAATTCTCCTGTTGGGATTTCCAAGTCTCCATCGCTATAAGGTTTTAACCTTTTGTGTGCTCCTTGTGATTTACTTCCTGACAATAGTTGGGAACCTCATGATCATTACACTGGTGCCACACAGCAAGAATCTCCATTCTCCTATGTACTTCTTCCTTACTCAACTGTCTGTATGTGACATATTGCTAACAGCAAACATTGTTCCTAATATGCTTTATATTGTCCTTAGTGAAGGAGGCATCATTTCTCTTATGGGCTGTATCGCTCAATTCTTGTTCTTCTGTTCCTCAGAATGTTCAGAGTGTCTCCTTCTGACAGTGATGTCTTATGACCGTTATTTGGCCATATGTAACCCTCTGCGGTACAATGCTataatgaacaacaggttttgctTTAAATTAGTTGTCATGTGCTGGGTGATAAGTTTTTCTGTGCTACTAAATGAAGCTCTAGCAATATGTAAGTTATGGTTTTGTGGACCCTATGTGATAGACCATTTCTTCTGTGACATTACTCCCTTGCTGGAACTTTCTTGTTCAGACACCTATGTAGCTGCACTTGAGCCTTACTTGCTTTCCATCCCATTAGTTATCATCCCATTCTTAATCATTATTATCTCTTATGCCTATATTGTCTTCACCATCCTAGAAATCCCATCATTCACAGGAAGACGTAAGGCCTTCTCTACCTGCAGCTCCCACCTGGTCGTCATCTGCATATTTTATGGGACCCTGACAAGTATTTATTCTCTGCCCGCAAAAGCAAAATCACACAGCTTCATTAAACTTCTATCTCTGCTGTACACAGTAGTAACACCATTGATTAACCCTATCATATACAGCTTCAGAAATAAGGACATAAAAGAAGCACTTAAGAAACTTACATTGAATAAGTTAGTGTTATGA